The sequence below is a genomic window from Acetobacter vaccinii.
CAAAGCCTCGGCCAGAATACCCGCCTTGGCATCCAGCAAAAGCCCCGCAAGCCGGAGCCGTAAACGAAACCTGTCCCGCGCACTACCTGCCTGACCGATACTGCGCCCCAGGCTGGCCACGGCGGCTGCCACATCGCCCGACTGAAGGCACTCTGCCGCCGCAGCCCAGGCCGTACTCACCGGATCATCGCCCTGTACGGCCCCCGCTGGTGCGGATGTTACTGCCGGGCGCAGCCACTGGCGTGTTGCAGGGCTGGCAAACACCATGCCATTCTGAAAGCTCAACTGCTCCAGCCCACTCAGCCGCGCAACGCCAGCCTGCGCCGCCCCCTGCACACTCTGGGCACACGTGCGCCCTCGTTCTCCCCCCTGATCCAACCGGGTGAGAGCCTGAGCCATTCTGTAATGACCATCAAGCCAGAAAAGACCGGAGGCAGAACAGAAAGACGCCAGTTGCTGGATCAGTTCCGACCATTGCCCCGCCTGTTCCAGAGCCTGAAACTCATCAAGCCGGGTCGTGGCAGGTGGCATAATCTGGGTAACACCCGCAGCATCTGCAGGCGGCACAAATGTCAACGACGCCCACCCGCCCCCCAGCAACACAGTCCATGCCTGCCAGTTCAACGGGTCACGCTCCAGCAGGGACAGGGCAAAACTACGGTTTTGCGTCAGAAACACATGCAGTGCTGCCTCTGCATTCTCATCCAACACCACGGGCTCAGGGGCATGGACAGGAGCAAGCGGGGCTGCCGGGGTGGGCACCTGTGGTGCCACACTCACAGGCGGAGGCACCGCAACCGGTTCTGAATGAGGTGGCGGCGGCGGTGCCTCTACCGGCACATTGTCTTCCACCGCAGGAAGGGCGTCGGGGGCCGGTTCGCTCACAGCACTTGCGGCTGCGGCCTCCCGATCAGCGCGAATATCGCGGGCCAGAATTTTGAGTGGGCCCAGCACATCACGCAGGGAGGGCGCATCCGGCAGCACCTGATCAAGCTGCCGGTCCAAAGCGTTAAGCGCGTCATATGCACGCAGGACGGCCTCTTCATCACCCGGAGGGATCGGGGCTTCTGGCACCACGCGGGATAACTGAGTAACCAGCCAGCCAAGAATACCCCGGCGCTGGCGGATACGGGCAAGCGGAGGGTATGCGCTCTCCCACTCATGCTCGACCATATGCCCGACCGCCATGATCCCCAGAGCCAAACCAGCCGTGCCTTCGGCCCGCGCAAGGGCGCAGGCCAGCCAGCACGCCACCGTCATGTCGTGGGACTGGGTGGTCAGCAGCGTGAACGCATCGCGCACCACACCTGGCCAGTCCACGCTTTTTGGCCCCTCACGCTCTGCCTGTTTCAGCCTGTTATCAAGGCTATCAAACAGCTCGGACTCCCGCACATCCGCAGGGTCCGGGTGGCCGTCTGGCAGAGCGCAAACAAGAGCCTCAAACCGGGGATCTTCAGTCATACTCACGCAGCCCTTCGCAGCCAGAAGGTAAATCCAGAGGGTATGACCGCACGGACAAGGGCCATAACATCCCATGGTCTTTGTGTGCGGTCAGGAGAAAGCGCACGCCGCAGCACTGTCCAGCCCGTAGCCGACACGCCTGCCGGGCGTGGTGTAATGCACGCGGCCCCACTGCCCTCTGGCAGCTTGCCCACCAGCACATCATGCAACATGACCGCCATGCTGTACACATCATCACGAATATCCGCCCGTTCACGCGGGGGAGGTGCATAGGCTGGTGTTGTCCAGTACTGGCCGTCATTTACACAAAATGGCTCTGTCGCCTGGGCATCATCAAAACGGCGGCGAGCCGCGCCAAAGTCGATAATCCGCGCGCTCCCATCTGGCAGGCACAGGATATTGTCAGGCTTGAGGTCCCCATGGCACCACCCTGCGTCATGCAGCAGGGCTACCTCCTGCGCAGCATGGCGTAACCAGCCCAGCGCGCGCTTACGCCCTGCCCCCGTACGAGCCATGCCCCATGACTGGCCGGGAATGTAGTCCATAACCAGAGACCGTGGCCTGCTCTCGTACAGACGTGGCCCGCAGAGGCCGCCCAGCGCCGTCAGCACCTGCCCTTCGTGCCGCAGCGCATCCTGTGTGTCCGGGTCTGCTGCACAGACCTTGAGTGCCAGCCTATTTCCCACCCCGCCCCGTGTATCGCGCACCAGATAAACAGTGCCCTGCGCCCCCCCTCCCAAGCGTTGCAACACCGTATAGCGTGACGGAATAACCGCCGTGTCAGAGTTGGGGAACACAACGGAACTCCCTGAAGTCAGACCCCTTGAGAAAGGCGCTGAAGGAGTGATCCGCCAATATCCGCCAGCTTGCCTGCAAACCACCTGTGGTAAAGGCAAACACAGCCCCGCGCCCCTGCGGCAGAAGCTGCTGCTGGGCCATGTCAAACAGGCGGAATGCCGCCCACGGGCCACTGGCCGTCATGGTAGATGTCTGCCCGTCCAGCCCGACAACAGACAGACCGGCGGTGCCAATACCCCCCATGTCGCCCCCACCACCCGAGGACGGCCAGGAGAAAGACATGGTCTGCACAGGGTCATGCCGATACGTCAGTGAGCGGGAGTCAAACGTCAGCGTGGCTGACAGGGCTTTGGCATCCAGATAACTGGCCTGTACGGAAAACCGCAGTGTGGCAGGCCCGTTTGCCGAGAAGAACATGTTGCGGATGCTACGCGCACGGTTAACCTGCGCCAGAGCCGCAGGATACAGCCGCGGCTCCATAGCCGAAACACGCGGCACCAGAGTACCATCGGGTGAAACCTCTACAAACGGGGCCAGTGGACCGGTTTCAAAGCGGTCCATAACGCCACCCTGCCCGAAAAAGGAGGTAAAGTCGTCCAGCGTCATGTCTGGAGCCTGCTGGCCTTCACTCCCGCCCCGGACAAAGGGGTAATACTGCGCCACCGACTGCTCGCACTCCGCTTCCACCGACTGCGCCCACAGCACGCGCATACGCTGCAACGCCAGCGTCTGTACCACCTGGTACAGATCAGTGCGGAGCGACTGCAACACCCCATCCAGCGGTACCGGCAGGGAAACACTTTGCAGGCTGAGGGACTGGAACGGGTCAGCCATCTGCCCCGATGTAATCTGCCCCGCCAGACGCAGCGCCTCGGTCGAGGGGTCAGCCGCTGATACAATGCTAAAAACAGTGCCATACAGGCTGGTCAGCATGCTTTGCATCTGCGCCATCTGCCCGGCATTGGTACCGCCCGGTGCAAGCCCATGCAGCGGGGCAAATGCTGCCGATATGGTGTCACCCGGCCATGTCAGGCTGTCAAAAGGCGTCTGTTCCTTTTTCTGATGCGCTTTGACTGCAATCTTGACGGCCTTTTCAACGCCGGGTGGCAGAGCAGTCTTGTCCAGCCCCAGTGTTTCAAGATGCTCCTGCACGGTATCATGGTCAGCGGTATCAGGCGGGGGCAAGGTTGTCTGCGTATCAACCAGAGCCACCAGACGGGTCAGGGGAGAGTTTGCCCCTGCAAATATCTGCAACGCATCGGAGGCATTTTGCAGGTCTGGCAGCGCACGCAGGCTGATCTGTTCCAACACCATGCGCCACTGACGAATGTAATCGGCGCTGTAAAGCCCGATCAACTGCTCCAGCAACGCGCGGCTTTGAACAGAATCCGCCTGTGTCTGTTCGCCCATGACCCAGGAGTCCACACCAAGGTCGTTCACAAGCTGCGGGGCATAGTGCAGAAAGACCCGGTAAAACCCCTGCCGCGTGTAAAGAGCCGGGATCTGCATGGACAGATGCGCCTGTGCACGCAGCATCAGAAAACGCGCACCCTCCATGCCGATGTCGTTAATAACATCCAGGTCTGTCAGGCGGCTTTGCACCGCCAGCAGGCGGATCTGGTCATAAAGCTGCCCTGCCGTCAGATTGGCCCGCAACATGCTGCGGGCTTCCGCCACCAGCCCGTCATTCAGCGGCTGGGCAACAGGCAGGAGCGCCACCAGCGCGTTGACATGGCGCATGGCATCCTCATGCTGGACCGGCTGAAAACGGAACAGCCTGTCCACATGACCATGCATCCAACGCCGCACATCATCACGGTTAAAAAACTGCGGGTTGCCCAGTTCCAGATAGACCTTGAGGTCTGAGCGTACCCGATCAGGGTCCACCCCTTCCTGCACGGCATTGCGCAAATCGGCTTCCAGCCCCCGCATCAGCACAGGCATCAGCCGCGTCATCAAGGTGTTCTGGTAGTCGGTGCGGACTGCGGCCCCAATATGATACAGCCCCTGCACCATGCCAAAATAAGCCTCGCGCCAGATCACCGGTCTGTCTGGCCAGATTTCCCTCGCAGCCGCACCAAGGTTGAGGTCGGGCAGAAGGTCGGAAAAATCGGGGTTGGCAGGCAGGGCGGCCAGCAGGGTCAACTGCTGGTGGATATTGTCGCGCAGCCTGATGGCATTGCCATTGCGGTCGCTGACAAGAATGGACAGCCCTGCGGCCATGCCTGCCAGGCAGGCGGCATACCCGGCTGTGTGCCGCAGGACAAACTGGTATTCCGCCTTGCGGTTACGACCACTCAGCCCCGCTTCACCAAACACAAAATTTTCAAAAAAGCCGTTGCAGAAAAAGGAACCAGCCGGAACAGGCTGCACAACGGCAGTGGGTTTCATGCCTATCTCGTGGGCGAACCCATCCACCATGGCCTCTGCCCCCTGCTTGCTGTCCCCCCCGGCAGAGCAGAAGAAGACACCACGCAGCGCAATGACGTTGTCGCGCCTGCCCGAACGCATGATCTCGGCACAGACGAGGGAGACCCGCTCAGCCAGTTCCTGAAAGCGGAGTGTGAAGAGCTGCGCGGCAGCACGCTGCTGCACGTCACGCAGACCCACCATGCGCGCGGGCAGACCACGGGTAATGCGCCCGCAGAGCTGCATCAGCTCATGCTGCACGACCGCATCGGGCCGTTCAGGCAAGGGCCAGTTCAGGGTTATGCCCATGGCAGCCTGCCGTTCACGCTGGTCTGCCCGCGCAAAATAGGCGGCAAAGCCAGGAACAAGATCAAGCTTACTGACAAGCAGATAAACCTGAGGGCGGAAATTGAGCCTCTGCATGGCTTCACGCAGGCGCAGGCGTAGCTGCACAGCCTGTTCCAGCCCGCTGCGGGTCATCAACAGTTCTGCATCAAGTGTTAGCACAATGCCATCAAGTGGCCGCCGCAAACGCCGGTGGGCCAGATAGCGCAGCAGGTCCGACCACCCAGTATCCTGACTGGCCCCGCGTGACAGGGCCGCACCCGGCACGGTCAGCACCACACCATTGTCCGCAAGCAAAATACGCAACGCATTGGAGGACGCACCAAGCAGCCCTTCATCCTCCAGCGTTTCACTCAGGGACAGGGACAGCCCTGCCCGCTGCACCGTCTGGTTCTTGCCCACGCCAGGCGGTCCCATCACCAGCACCCAGGGCAATGTGTCGGTATAATCCCGCACAAGCTGGGTGCTGGAGCGCTTACGCAGGTTTGCAAACAGGCCATCAATCAGGCTGCCGACCTGCCCCGGCGCAAATGTAACCTCATCCTGCATGTCATCCTCAGCGGACTGACCACCAAGGCGGGTCATGCGGCGCAGGCGGAACAGCGTGAAGCGGCGCTTCAACCGGGGCCAGACAAGCACCAGCACACCCATCAGCAACCAGCCAAGAAACAGCGCCACAATAATGCCAACCCGCAACGGCACCGAAGCATGGGGCAACATGCTAAACCAGCCGGGAATACCCCGCAGCCCAACACAGCCGGACGCCACAATAACCAGCAGCAGAAGCAGCAGCATGAGCGGGCGCCGCAGCGCTATCAGAAACCAGATCATGGCTGCGCCTCGTTCAGAAGGACATGATTGAGGCTATCAAGGTCCCCGCGCATTTGCGCATCCCGCTGGGCCAGTTGCAGCCCCCGCCCGACCATGGCGACCAAAAGCAGCACGAGACAAATCAGACCAACGGTTTTGACCGCAGGCAGGCGCATCATGCGCTGCGGTTTACCCGCAGACAGGGCCTTAGGAGCAAAGCTTCTAGCCCCTTCGCCCCTGTCATCATAAAGGACATGAAACAGCTTTTCCGCCAACAGGTCTGCCTTTTCCGTACCGTCTTTCTCGGTCCTCAGGCGGCCCTGAAAGCCTAGAACCAGAATTTCAAACGCAATGGCCAACACATCCCGCAGCTTGTTGTCCTGCGCGTAGTCCACAATGCGGAAGCTGGCGTCCCCGCCCCATGTCTGATTATGGAAAAGGCTGAGCAGGCTGCGTTCGCTCCATACCCCACCCTGCCCCCATGCCGTCAGCACCACAGCCTCATCCAGCGCCGTGCACAGCAGGTAGCGGGCACAGGCAATACTTTCCGCCGGGCAGCCCGTGGCATCGGCCTGGCGTGAAAACTCCCGGATAATTTCCGTCAGCCGGTTCTTGAAAGCCGTAATATCATCTGGCACCCAGCCTGCCTTGATATGGGTCAGGATCAGCAGGGACGGCCAGGCCGCATGCATCAACGGCCCTTCCTGACGGGAAGGCAGAACATGCTCCCACGCATCGGAGGCATCGTCCCGCCCTGTCGTGCTGACCAGCACGGTGGCGTCGTCCTGCACTTCCCTGCGTCTTTTGGCGGTCTCGGTAAAACGGGGCAGGGAAGAGAAATCGCTCATGGTTTTACCGCTGCCTCAGGGCCCAGAACTCAAGTTTGAGATCCGGCACGATATTGCCGACATGAATGACAAATGCACTGGAATTGAGCAATTGCTGCCACAGGGACGACGTGCGATCGAGCTCAAAATACACCGTGCCGGAGCGATAAGGCAGTTCACGCGGGGCAACAGGCAGGGGCCGCAAAGGGATACCCGGCAACTGGAGGCTGACAATTTCCTGCACAGTCTCGGCCGCTGCCACTTTTGTGACGCCCGGCAGAATACGGCGCAACTGCTCGGACTCAAGCGAGGCCGAGGCCATAACCACAAAGCGTGCGTTTTCCAGCAGCACACGGTCACTGATCAACGACACCCACAGCCCGACGGCACGGTTTTCCAGCGGCAGGGCAATGGCGGTATCGACAGAAAGATCACTCAGGATAAACCGCAGCATGTCTGTCAGACGGACAAGGCTGCGGCCCGGATCAGCATGGTGCCAGGGCTCCACTGTCTCAGGCAGGCGGGTTTCCCGCCCGAAGGTGGAGACAGCCCCCAGCAGCCGCAGCAGTTCGGCATAATAGTCGCTGGGTCTGCGCTCCTCATCCGCGCCGAGCCAGGCAAAGATCAGCCCGGCAGAATTCAGCGTTTGTAGCAGCATGAAGTCGAGCATGCTGGCAAGGTCGGTGCCGCCCCGTGCGGGGTCAACACGGCGCGCCAGCATCATGGCACGCCCGGCAACAATGCCCTGCACCTCCCGCGCCATGACCTGAAACAGCGGATGCGCCCCAGACCGCAGGGATGGTGGTGCAAACTGCCGGTCGAGCTGCACCGCCCCGGTCGCATTCACCCGCAGGATGCGGCATAGCGGCACCCGCACAACGCCGCTGGCGTGTTCTGCGCTACAGGTCAGGGCTGTATTATAACCTGCCGTGACAACCTGCCGTTGGCCGCCCCCCTGCCCGGTGCTGTCGCGCAGGTCGGCGCTGGCGGCAAAAAGCCGCTGTTTTTCACCCACTTCCTGCCCGTCCCCATTCCGCAGGGGCAGGGTCAGCCAGACCAGCGCATCCGTTGTGTCGGGGTCTATCTGCAACGGGGCTGGTGTCTGGTCCCGGTCAGGAAAGTCAACAATCGTACCATCGGGGAAAATAATGCGCCCCTGCACAGGGGCCACCTTGCCAATAGCCAACTGGCTTTCATCAAACCGCAGGCTGTGCACCCCCCATGAACACTCGGCCACTGTGTTCTGGCGACGCATCAACTCGTCTTCCGTCCAGCGGTTAAGCTGCTGAAGATGCTGGGGAGAAACAAGCTGACCTTCGAACCAAAGCGGACGGGTGGTATAGGACATGATGGTCTGGGACACCTGGATATTAGGAAGGGGAGAACTGGCTGACAGAATTAGGCCCGATCAGAAGCTTGATCTTGTTTGTCCTGTGCTGGCGTATGGGCACGCTCAGCCTCCATGTTGCGCCAGGCAACACCCGAAAGGCCACTACTACACCCAGATATTGCGTTTCCGGCGGGGAGACACGTTCAGCCGACCACTGCCATGATGGGGGCAGTTCGTATTCATCCGACCCAAGGGATGACGCACCAAGAGTTTTGAGGCTGTCATGATACAGGCTGTCAAAACTGGAGGTCTGGAACGGCTCGCGCGTGCGCAGGTCAAAAACCCGCATGACAACGGGTGACGGCACACCTTCCGTATTCCGGTTGATCTGCGCTGTTGTTGTCACGGAGAGTTTGATCCGCGTGGGATCAGGCCCACCACACCCCGTCAGCGACACTGTCAGCCCAGCCAGCAGAATGGCAGAAAACAGCCGGGGATCCCGCCTGTTGCCCTTGGGTGGCACTGAGCCCGACGCTTGAGGCTCCGGCGGTACCAGGTCAACAGGCCGGTCCAACAAACGTTTATGAAAAACCACCTCTGCCTGCGCAAAGGTTTCCTCTTCCATTTTACTGTAAAGCGCCCAGAGCGAGGAATTGCGTGAGCGGAATAAAGACCGCCGTACATGTGACGCCCAGCGCTTGGCAAATGCCAGCGGGGATGTTGCCTCCAGCGCCGCGTGCAAAGCGCCTGTTACCGCTGCCTCATGCTCTGTCCGGACGTGGGATAGATATTCAAACGCGCTCCGCATGGCATCCGCCAGGACAATGCTGTCCACATCGTCCCCCCGCAGCACGGCGCGCAGGATACCAAGGCTGCGGTGCCCGCTGCCCGCCACCCCGAGTTCCCCAAACTGCGTGACCAGCCCCAGGCAGCTTTCCCGCACAGCGGCTCCGTAATCTCCACTGCCCGTTCCCTCACTGTCATGGTGGAAAGGGGCATCATCCTCTGGTCTGGACCGGACATGATCACTGTCCGTAGTTGTCAGGGCATCGCCAGCAACAGGCAGAAACACAAACGCATCCACCGGCGCGCGGCTTTCCTCCTGCGGGGGCAGCACATCCTCCACAGGAGGCTTTTCTGCCAGAAAGGGTGGCAAGCCTCCCTCAGCATCCTCCACCCCACCGCTCTCATGCGGTGGTGGAGCCGACGGGGCGTGAACAAACGGAGGGAGTGGGCCCTGCTGCGGCACAAAATCCTGAATATCAGGCATGGAGGGGGTCGAGGCAGGGGAGGCTTCAAACGCCGAAGGGGTTTGCCCTCTGGGGATAATCAGATCATCCAGCAGGGCTGCAAGATCAGTCCCGGCATCGGGGGCAGTTTCTGAGAAAACCGGGGGGCTGGATGTATTCAGGCTTGCTGGAGCAAAGCCGCGCCCGGCGCCCATGCTGGGCAAATCAAATTCCGCAGTCGGCGCGGGTATAGGCTGTGCCTGCGCGGGCTGCCCGTCCCTGCCCAGAACCAGACGATAGGACCCGATCTCAAACGCATCACCCGGCTTAAGGGTTCGCACCTGCCCTGAGCGCAGAATGGTACCATCATCAAACCGGGTACCATTGCGGCTGGTGTCAGCAAGCTGGACCCCGGCCTCCCCCCGGACAAGCGTGGCATGGCGCGCAGAAATGTAGCGCAAAGGGTCATCCAGCACGATCCCACAGTCCGGGTCACGCCCCAGCACAATGGGGCCGTCACCTTCCAGCGGGTAATCCCGCTCGACCCCAGCACCGGAACGCACACGCAGCAACAAAGGGGAAGCCTGTGGCACTTCGGCTTGCGGGACAGCACCCAAGGGGGTCTCTTCAGGCA
It includes:
- the tssA gene encoding type VI secretion system protein TssA, whose protein sequence is MTEDPRFEALVCALPDGHPDPADVRESELFDSLDNRLKQAEREGPKSVDWPGVVRDAFTLLTTQSHDMTVACWLACALARAEGTAGLALGIMAVGHMVEHEWESAYPPLARIRQRRGILGWLVTQLSRVVPEAPIPPGDEEAVLRAYDALNALDRQLDQVLPDAPSLRDVLGPLKILARDIRADREAAAASAVSEPAPDALPAVEDNVPVEAPPPPPHSEPVAVPPPVSVAPQVPTPAAPLAPVHAPEPVVLDENAEAALHVFLTQNRSFALSLLERDPLNWQAWTVLLGGGWASLTFVPPADAAGVTQIMPPATTRLDEFQALEQAGQWSELIQQLASFCSASGLFWLDGHYRMAQALTRLDQGGERGRTCAQSVQGAAQAGVARLSGLEQLSFQNGMVFASPATRQWLRPAVTSAPAGAVQGDDPVSTAWAAAAECLQSGDVAAAVASLGRSIGQAGSARDRFRLRLRLAGLLLDAKAGILAEALLDHLVDNARGLGLVEWEPALSSDLQLLRHRCAMSAEPATMPGENARQALAELVLTDPAAALGLLQGRNGA
- a CDS encoding protein kinase domain-containing protein, with amino-acid sequence MFPNSDTAVIPSRYTVLQRLGGGAQGTVYLVRDTRGGVGNRLALKVCAADPDTQDALRHEGQVLTALGGLCGPRLYESRPRSLVMDYIPGQSWGMARTGAGRKRALGWLRHAAQEVALLHDAGWCHGDLKPDNILCLPDGSARIIDFGAARRRFDDAQATEPFCVNDGQYWTTPAYAPPPRERADIRDDVYSMAVMLHDVLVGKLPEGSGAACITPRPAGVSATGWTVLRRALSPDRTQRPWDVMALVRAVIPSGFTFWLRRAA
- the tssM gene encoding type VI secretion system membrane subunit TssM, whose translation is MIWFLIALRRPLMLLLLLLVIVASGCVGLRGIPGWFSMLPHASVPLRVGIIVALFLGWLLMGVLVLVWPRLKRRFTLFRLRRMTRLGGQSAEDDMQDEVTFAPGQVGSLIDGLFANLRKRSSTQLVRDYTDTLPWVLVMGPPGVGKNQTVQRAGLSLSLSETLEDEGLLGASSNALRILLADNGVVLTVPGAALSRGASQDTGWSDLLRYLAHRRLRRPLDGIVLTLDAELLMTRSGLEQAVQLRLRLREAMQRLNFRPQVYLLVSKLDLVPGFAAYFARADQRERQAAMGITLNWPLPERPDAVVQHELMQLCGRITRGLPARMVGLRDVQQRAAAQLFTLRFQELAERVSLVCAEIMRSGRRDNVIALRGVFFCSAGGDSKQGAEAMVDGFAHEIGMKPTAVVQPVPAGSFFCNGFFENFVFGEAGLSGRNRKAEYQFVLRHTAGYAACLAGMAAGLSILVSDRNGNAIRLRDNIHQQLTLLAALPANPDFSDLLPDLNLGAAAREIWPDRPVIWREAYFGMVQGLYHIGAAVRTDYQNTLMTRLMPVLMRGLEADLRNAVQEGVDPDRVRSDLKVYLELGNPQFFNRDDVRRWMHGHVDRLFRFQPVQHEDAMRHVNALVALLPVAQPLNDGLVAEARSMLRANLTAGQLYDQIRLLAVQSRLTDLDVINDIGMEGARFLMLRAQAHLSMQIPALYTRQGFYRVFLHYAPQLVNDLGVDSWVMGEQTQADSVQSRALLEQLIGLYSADYIRQWRMVLEQISLRALPDLQNASDALQIFAGANSPLTRLVALVDTQTTLPPPDTADHDTVQEHLETLGLDKTALPPGVEKAVKIAVKAHQKKEQTPFDSLTWPGDTISAAFAPLHGLAPGGTNAGQMAQMQSMLTSLYGTVFSIVSAADPSTEALRLAGQITSGQMADPFQSLSLQSVSLPVPLDGVLQSLRTDLYQVVQTLALQRMRVLWAQSVEAECEQSVAQYYPFVRGGSEGQQAPDMTLDDFTSFFGQGGVMDRFETGPLAPFVEVSPDGTLVPRVSAMEPRLYPAALAQVNRARSIRNMFFSANGPATLRFSVQASYLDAKALSATLTFDSRSLTYRHDPVQTMSFSWPSSGGGGDMGGIGTAGLSVVGLDGQTSTMTASGPWAAFRLFDMAQQQLLPQGRGAVFAFTTGGLQASWRILADHSFSAFLKGSDFREFRCVPQL
- the icmH gene encoding type IVB secretion system protein IcmH/DotU; translation: MSDFSSLPRFTETAKRRREVQDDATVLVSTTGRDDASDAWEHVLPSRQEGPLMHAAWPSLLILTHIKAGWVPDDITAFKNRLTEIIREFSRQADATGCPAESIACARYLLCTALDEAVVLTAWGQGGVWSERSLLSLFHNQTWGGDASFRIVDYAQDNKLRDVLAIAFEILVLGFQGRLRTEKDGTEKADLLAEKLFHVLYDDRGEGARSFAPKALSAGKPQRMMRLPAVKTVGLICLVLLLVAMVGRGLQLAQRDAQMRGDLDSLNHVLLNEAQP
- the tssK gene encoding type VI secretion system baseplate subunit TssK — protein: MSYTTRPLWFEGQLVSPQHLQQLNRWTEDELMRRQNTVAECSWGVHSLRFDESQLAIGKVAPVQGRIIFPDGTIVDFPDRDQTPAPLQIDPDTTDALVWLTLPLRNGDGQEVGEKQRLFAASADLRDSTGQGGGQRQVVTAGYNTALTCSAEHASGVVRVPLCRILRVNATGAVQLDRQFAPPSLRSGAHPLFQVMAREVQGIVAGRAMMLARRVDPARGGTDLASMLDFMLLQTLNSAGLIFAWLGADEERRPSDYYAELLRLLGAVSTFGRETRLPETVEPWHHADPGRSLVRLTDMLRFILSDLSVDTAIALPLENRAVGLWVSLISDRVLLENARFVVMASASLESEQLRRILPGVTKVAAAETVQEIVSLQLPGIPLRPLPVAPRELPYRSGTVYFELDRTSSLWQQLLNSSAFVIHVGNIVPDLKLEFWALRQR
- the tssJ gene encoding type VI secretion system lipoprotein TssJ, with amino-acid sequence MLPEETPLGAVPQAEVPQASPLLLRVRSGAGVERDYPLEGDGPIVLGRDPDCGIVLDDPLRYISARHATLVRGEAGVQLADTSRNGTRFDDGTILRSGQVRTLKPGDAFEIGSYRLVLGRDGQPAQAQPIPAPTAEFDLPSMGAGRGFAPASLNTSSPPVFSETAPDAGTDLAALLDDLIIPRGQTPSAFEASPASTPSMPDIQDFVPQQGPLPPFVHAPSAPPPHESGGVEDAEGGLPPFLAEKPPVEDVLPPQEESRAPVDAFVFLPVAGDALTTTDSDHVRSRPEDDAPFHHDSEGTGSGDYGAAVRESCLGLVTQFGELGVAGSGHRSLGILRAVLRGDDVDSIVLADAMRSAFEYLSHVRTEHEAAVTGALHAALEATSPLAFAKRWASHVRRSLFRSRNSSLWALYSKMEEETFAQAEVVFHKRLLDRPVDLVPPEPQASGSVPPKGNRRDPRLFSAILLAGLTVSLTGCGGPDPTRIKLSVTTTAQINRNTEGVPSPVVMRVFDLRTREPFQTSSFDSLYHDSLKTLGASSLGSDEYELPPSWQWSAERVSPPETQYLGVVVAFRVLPGATWRLSVPIRQHRTNKIKLLIGPNSVSQFSPS